A single region of the Thermococcus zilligii AN1 genome encodes:
- a CDS encoding translation initiation factor IF-5A: MGDKTKVQVSKLKPGRYILIDGEPCRIADISVSSPGKHGSAKARIEAVGVFDKKVRSIIKPTSAEVEVPIIDKRVGQIIAITPDTVQLMDMETYQTFDVPIETGVEDEIKGQLAEGMTVEYWETLGRIKIMKLRGGE; encoded by the coding sequence ATGGGAGACAAGACAAAGGTTCAGGTCAGCAAGCTCAAGCCCGGGAGGTACATCCTTATCGACGGGGAACCCTGCAGGATAGCGGACATCTCGGTTTCCTCGCCTGGAAAGCACGGTTCCGCCAAGGCGAGGATCGAGGCCGTTGGGGTCTTTGACAAGAAGGTCAGGAGCATAATCAAGCCGACCAGCGCCGAGGTTGAGGTTCCGATCATTGACAAGAGGGTCGGCCAGATAATCGCCATAACCCCGGACACCGTTCAGCTCATGGACATGGAGACATACCAGACCTTCGACGTCCCGATTGAAACCGGGGTCGAGGACGAGATCAAGGGCCAGCTCGCAGAGGGCATGACCGTTGAGTACTGGGAAACCCTCGGCAGGATAAAGATCATGAAGCTCAGGGGCGGCGAGTGA
- a CDS encoding nucleotide pyrophosphohydrolase: MSLREIEGELVRFRDERDWKRYHTPKNLAISIAVELGELLEHFQWREDEEILASISDPAERENVEDEIADVLIYLVLLAHELGIDLEKAALKKIAKNARKYPVGGRE, from the coding sequence ATGAGCCTGCGGGAAATCGAGGGGGAGCTCGTCAGGTTCAGAGACGAGAGGGACTGGAAGAGGTACCACACACCAAAAAATCTTGCCATTTCCATAGCGGTCGAGCTCGGCGAGCTGCTGGAGCACTTCCAGTGGAGGGAGGACGAAGAAATCCTGGCCTCGATAAGCGATCCCGCGGAAAGGGAGAACGTGGAGGATGAGATCGCAGACGTTTTAATCTACCTTGTCCTCCTGGCCCATGAGCTTGGAATTGACCTCGAGAAGGCCGCCCTGAAGAAGATAGCAAAGAACGCCAGAAAATACCCCGTGGGGGGACGGGAATGA
- a CDS encoding ABC transporter ATP-binding protein has translation MPAVKVEGLEKDYGRVKALKGVTFEVKEGEIFGLIGPNGAGKSTALKILATLLRPTAGKAEVFGHDVVEEASEVRKIISYLPEEAGAYKNLTGIEYLRFMAGLYAKNEDKAADMLKLGVKLANLGERLYDKVSTYSKGMTRKLLLARALMVRPKLAILDEPASGLDIINAYTIRKTIKRFAMEEGVTFLVSSHNMLEVEFLCDRVALINQGRIIESGTPAELKEKYRAENLEEVFMKAVGFEANEPVGGEGS, from the coding sequence ATGCCGGCGGTTAAAGTCGAGGGCCTCGAGAAAGACTACGGCAGGGTCAAGGCCCTTAAGGGGGTAACCTTTGAAGTGAAGGAAGGGGAGATCTTCGGGCTGATAGGGCCAAACGGCGCTGGAAAGAGCACGGCGCTCAAGATACTCGCCACCCTGCTGAGACCGACGGCTGGAAAGGCCGAGGTCTTTGGGCATGACGTTGTTGAGGAAGCCAGCGAGGTGAGGAAGATCATAAGCTACCTGCCCGAGGAGGCCGGTGCCTACAAGAACCTCACGGGGATTGAATACCTCCGCTTCATGGCCGGGCTCTACGCGAAGAATGAGGATAAGGCGGCGGACATGCTAAAACTCGGCGTCAAACTGGCGAACCTCGGCGAGAGGCTCTACGACAAGGTCTCGACTTACTCAAAGGGAATGACGAGGAAGCTTTTGCTGGCGAGGGCGCTGATGGTCAGGCCAAAGCTGGCGATACTGGACGAGCCCGCGAGCGGGCTGGACATAATAAACGCCTACACAATAAGGAAGACGATAAAGCGCTTCGCAATGGAGGAGGGTGTCACTTTCTTAGTTTCCAGCCACAACATGCTCGAAGTCGAGTTCCTCTGCGACCGCGTTGCCCTGATAAACCAGGGGAGGATAATCGAGAGCGGGACTCCGGCCGAGCTGAAGGAGAAATACCGTGCGGAGAACCTCGAGGAGGTCTTTATGAAGGCCGTGGGCTTTGAAGCTAATGAGCCGGTGGGAGGGGAGGGGTCATGA
- a CDS encoding DUF2178 domain-containing protein, protein MNYKWIVFTVLFVGIFATNHLAITDRRPLAASIAFTLMVLAVYWLEKMYGKKVEPVKDERTELISMKAFYYGSMGFLVALMYELIWLVSADYDSALQFVRLLLPPIGVLLLVLLSSKAYLERVM, encoded by the coding sequence ATGAATTATAAATGGATTGTTTTTACCGTGCTCTTCGTGGGGATTTTCGCGACCAATCACCTTGCAATAACAGATAGGCGGCCCCTTGCAGCCTCGATAGCCTTTACCCTAATGGTGCTGGCGGTTTACTGGCTGGAGAAGATGTACGGGAAAAAGGTAGAACCTGTAAAAGACGAGAGGACAGAGCTCATCAGCATGAAGGCTTTTTACTATGGTTCCATGGGGTTTTTAGTTGCACTAATGTACGAGCTTATATGGTTGGTCTCCGCGGATTATGACTCAGCTTTGCAGTTTGTCAGGCTCCTCCTGCCACCCATCGGGGTACTCTTGCTGGTGTTGCTAAGTTCAAAGGCGTACCTTGAGAGGGTGATGTGA
- the fba gene encoding class I fructose-bisphosphate aldolase: MDAYQSVGIRRRLKRFFRRDGRALIFAMDHGFEHGPADFEPVWEHVDPRIIVRKVVRAGIDGVMVLPGVARLAVDELKPDTGLMIKLTSKTELRPKDEQLLQSQLGFVEDAIKLGADAIAATVYWGSPQEDVMMRQFAEIASYAHDLGFPVVQFAYPRGPYINEKYGSKEDYRVVMYGARAAVETGADMIKTYWTGSKETFAKVVDAAAGVPVLLSGGAKTDSPVDFLKLVWEVIEAGGAGAVVGRNIFQRENPEPMIRALLRVVHRNEDPEEAAKAEGLL, translated from the coding sequence ATGGACGCGTACCAGAGCGTTGGCATCAGGAGGAGACTGAAGAGGTTCTTCCGCAGGGATGGAAGGGCCCTGATATTCGCGATGGACCACGGCTTTGAGCACGGCCCGGCTGATTTCGAACCCGTCTGGGAGCACGTTGACCCGAGGATAATCGTGAGGAAGGTCGTAAGGGCAGGCATAGACGGCGTTATGGTGCTTCCAGGAGTTGCGAGGCTTGCCGTCGACGAGCTCAAGCCGGATACCGGGCTCATGATAAAGCTCACGAGCAAGACCGAGCTCAGGCCGAAGGACGAGCAACTCCTCCAGAGCCAGCTGGGCTTCGTTGAAGATGCTATAAAGCTCGGCGCGGATGCGATAGCGGCTACCGTCTACTGGGGCTCACCTCAGGAAGACGTCATGATGCGCCAGTTCGCCGAGATAGCGAGCTACGCCCATGATTTGGGCTTCCCCGTTGTCCAGTTCGCCTACCCGAGGGGGCCCTACATAAACGAGAAGTACGGCAGCAAAGAGGACTACCGCGTTGTGATGTACGGGGCGAGGGCAGCTGTTGAAACCGGTGCGGATATGATAAAGACCTACTGGACTGGCTCTAAGGAGACCTTCGCGAAGGTCGTTGATGCCGCCGCTGGCGTTCCCGTCCTCCTCAGCGGTGGAGCGAAGACCGACAGCCCGGTTGACTTCCTCAAGCTCGTCTGGGAGGTCATAGAGGCAGGCGGGGCTGGAGCGGTAGTCGGAAGGAACATCTTCCAGCGCGAGAACCCCGAGCCCATGATAAGGGCCCTCCTCAGGGTTGTCCACAGGAACGAAGATCCGGAGGAGGCGGCAAAGGCAGAGGGGCTCCTTTGA
- the iorA gene encoding indolepyruvate ferredoxin oxidoreductase subunit alpha: MEAIKSTPSDASPGASVKKGRKLLMGNEAIAYGALESGIAFATGYPGTPSTEVIEAIARLKPEVFAEWAPNEKVALEEAAGVAYAGLRALVTMKCVGLNVAADPLMSLAYSGVEGGLVILVADDPGPHTSQTEQDDRYYGKLSLLPVLEPADPQEAHDLIKYAYELGERYRVPVIFRTTTRVNHTTADVEVGEFLELDRKPVFRKDIERYVRASMDGNRKRHKWLNETLAKIEEEFNSMPFNRVEGSGKIGIIAEGVPYNYVREVLPKVKADFRVLKLSTPHPLPRKLVTDFLKTVDRAIVIEDGAPFLEEEVKIAAYEAGLNVPIYGKRTGHLPIEGELTPGLVRNALLRLIGGESKEYRKPEEVAYAESLAPKRPPVMCPGCPHRGSYRALLDALRDLKLGLYSVPIHGDIGCYALSLLPPLEAIWTEYVMGASISLANGQSVVMGKKIIATIGDSTFFHNGIQPLIDAVYKNLNVLVMILDNRTTAMTGHQPHPGTGGSETGRKFNEIDIEALVKALGVKYVKTVDPYDLKATREAIKEAMQVEGPAVIIARRECVIPVIRRGEIGEKPVVVEERCTGCRACVLLTGCPALVYDPEKKKVRIDELLCTGCGVCNQTCPFDAIKFGLERGA; this comes from the coding sequence GTGGAAGCCATAAAGAGCACTCCTTCTGACGCTTCACCTGGGGCATCAGTCAAAAAAGGGAGAAAACTCCTCATGGGCAACGAGGCCATAGCCTACGGCGCCCTTGAGAGCGGGATTGCATTCGCCACTGGCTACCCGGGAACGCCCTCGACAGAGGTCATAGAGGCCATAGCGAGGCTCAAGCCGGAGGTTTTCGCCGAGTGGGCGCCCAACGAGAAAGTGGCCCTGGAGGAAGCGGCCGGAGTTGCCTACGCTGGCCTGAGGGCCCTCGTCACTATGAAGTGCGTCGGTCTTAACGTCGCCGCCGACCCGCTGATGAGCCTGGCCTATTCTGGCGTTGAAGGGGGACTGGTCATACTTGTTGCGGACGACCCGGGGCCGCACACCAGCCAGACCGAGCAGGACGACCGTTATTACGGAAAGCTCTCCCTCCTCCCCGTTCTCGAGCCCGCCGATCCTCAGGAGGCCCACGACCTCATAAAGTACGCCTACGAGCTGGGCGAGAGGTACAGAGTCCCGGTGATTTTCCGCACGACCACGAGGGTTAACCACACGACGGCTGACGTTGAGGTCGGCGAGTTCCTCGAGCTGGACAGGAAGCCGGTTTTCAGGAAGGACATTGAAAGGTACGTTAGAGCGAGCATGGATGGCAACAGGAAGAGGCACAAGTGGCTGAACGAGACTCTGGCGAAGATAGAGGAGGAGTTCAACTCGATGCCCTTCAACCGGGTCGAGGGGAGTGGCAAAATCGGGATAATCGCCGAGGGGGTGCCATACAATTACGTGAGGGAAGTGCTCCCGAAGGTCAAAGCGGACTTCAGGGTTCTCAAGCTCTCAACGCCCCACCCGCTCCCGAGGAAGCTGGTCACTGACTTCCTGAAAACTGTTGACCGCGCGATAGTAATTGAGGACGGCGCGCCCTTCCTCGAGGAGGAGGTGAAGATAGCGGCCTACGAAGCCGGCCTGAACGTCCCGATATACGGCAAGAGGACGGGGCATTTACCCATCGAGGGCGAGCTTACGCCGGGCCTCGTCAGAAACGCCCTGCTGAGGCTCATCGGCGGGGAGAGCAAGGAATACAGGAAGCCGGAGGAAGTTGCTTACGCTGAAAGCCTGGCCCCAAAGAGGCCCCCTGTGATGTGCCCGGGCTGCCCGCACCGCGGGAGCTACAGGGCCCTCCTGGATGCCCTCCGCGACCTCAAGCTCGGCCTCTACTCCGTTCCGATACACGGCGACATAGGTTGCTACGCGTTATCCCTCCTCCCGCCGCTCGAGGCAATCTGGACGGAATACGTTATGGGTGCGAGCATAAGCCTGGCCAACGGCCAGAGCGTTGTAATGGGCAAGAAGATAATAGCGACCATCGGGGACTCGACCTTCTTCCACAACGGAATCCAGCCTCTAATTGACGCCGTCTACAAGAACCTGAACGTCCTGGTGATGATACTCGACAACAGAACAACGGCCATGACAGGCCACCAGCCGCACCCGGGAACGGGTGGGAGCGAAACCGGCAGGAAGTTCAACGAGATTGACATCGAGGCCCTGGTTAAAGCGCTCGGCGTCAAGTACGTCAAAACGGTTGACCCATACGACCTGAAAGCGACCAGGGAGGCAATAAAGGAGGCCATGCAGGTTGAGGGGCCTGCTGTGATAATAGCGAGGCGCGAGTGCGTCATACCCGTCATAAGGCGCGGGGAAATAGGGGAGAAGCCAGTCGTGGTCGAAGAGAGGTGCACCGGCTGTAGGGCGTGCGTCCTCCTAACCGGCTGTCCTGCGTTGGTCTACGATCCGGAAAAGAAGAAAGTCCGTATAGACGAGCTCCTCTGCACCGGCTGTGGCGTCTGCAACCAGACGTGCCCGTTCGATGCGATAAAGTTCGGGCTGGAAAGAGGGGCTTAG
- a CDS encoding DUF2178 domain-containing protein encodes MKQKLALLPALLPVMALGGLVGWAVSSGKGEISLIAFALAVLFVNRYFAYLEGRGFIFEDERPLRINEVAPRRTLQMTMMALAVAMLLLPGRTSEPEAEGAFIAVGLTLAGMGLVHLLRHHYAG; translated from the coding sequence ATGAAACAAAAGCTTGCCCTGTTGCCGGCCCTCCTACCGGTAATGGCCTTAGGAGGGTTGGTGGGCTGGGCGGTCAGCTCGGGAAAGGGGGAAATTTCCCTGATTGCCTTTGCGCTGGCAGTCCTTTTCGTGAACAGGTACTTCGCTTACTTGGAAGGCAGGGGTTTCATCTTCGAAGACGAGAGGCCCCTGAGGATAAATGAAGTCGCCCCAAGGAGGACGCTCCAGATGACTATGATGGCCCTGGCGGTGGCGATGCTCCTCCTCCCGGGCAGAACCTCAGAGCCCGAAGCTGAGGGAGCTTTTATCGCAGTGGGCCTAACGCTGGCCGGAATGGGGCTGGTTCACCTCCTCAGACACCACTACGCGGGGTGA
- a CDS encoding HAD family hydrolase: MKLASFDVWNTLLDMNVMLDAIAAELSKLMGACIVDVVEGMMLTRERIKAMRAKTAGDPSRALEESQEMLAELLGVDVELVKRAAARAVLRVGDEIVLPGAREALEGVKREGLKVTVTGNVMFWPGSYTRLLLERFSLMDYIDRTFFADEVKAFKPMREMFEKPLRAFDVKPEEAIHIGDTKEEDFEGALKAGMWAVWINPEAEGVRKIHERGFEVPGVEGILEVLELLQR; this comes from the coding sequence ATGAAGCTTGCCTCATTCGACGTCTGGAACACCCTGCTTGACATGAACGTCATGCTCGATGCCATAGCGGCCGAGCTCTCGAAGCTCATGGGGGCGTGCATAGTGGACGTCGTCGAGGGCATGATGCTCACGAGGGAGAGGATAAAGGCCATGCGCGCCAAAACGGCCGGCGACCCATCCAGGGCCCTCGAGGAGAGCCAGGAGATGCTGGCAGAACTCCTCGGGGTTGACGTCGAACTCGTCAAGAGGGCCGCCGCGAGGGCAGTTCTGAGGGTAGGGGACGAGATAGTCCTCCCCGGGGCCAGAGAAGCCCTCGAGGGCGTCAAGCGGGAGGGCTTAAAAGTCACCGTCACCGGCAACGTGATGTTCTGGCCGGGTTCCTACACGAGGCTTTTGCTCGAAAGGTTCAGCCTTATGGACTACATCGATAGAACCTTCTTCGCGGACGAAGTTAAGGCCTTCAAGCCCATGAGGGAGATGTTCGAAAAGCCCCTCAGGGCCTTCGACGTGAAGCCGGAGGAAGCGATACACATCGGCGACACGAAGGAGGAGGACTTCGAGGGGGCCCTAAAGGCCGGGATGTGGGCCGTCTGGATAAACCCGGAAGCGGAAGGAGTTAGGAAAATCCACGAGAGGGGCTTTGAGGTTCCCGGCGTGGAGGGGATTTTGGAGGTGCTGGAGCTACTTCAAAGGTAA
- a CDS encoding DHH family phosphoesterase: protein MAVKECPECHGTGKVETGEKECTVCKGWGYVPADFKLEDKLKGYRNLDYFGVEGEVDEIPCPECHGKGTVPVYDTCPTCGGTGRVLACDICGKIKEPWEPGMETTWVCPDCLRNYKVVYILDKTCDYEDVEVGNVYKGTIDRVERFGVFVELNPHVVGLIKRKDLLGGREYKPGEEILVQVLDVRPDKREIDLIESALKNYKEVVVRKEIPVTPIAGLSKDMAGKTVRIQGRVTQIQVTGGPTVFTITDGTGITWAAAFEAPGVRAYPSINVGDVVEVIGKIAFHSGEIQIEVSDMAKLWGPDAARIRQRIEAELDKRAQPKDVGFLVRSEVLEKLKPRIMKAAFMIRRAILEGRPILLRHHADTDGYTAGLALEYAIVPLIEQVSPDSDARWKLFKRRPSRAPFYELEDVLKDIIFMIEDNEKFGDPFPLLVIVDNGGTSEDIPAYKRIRAYGVPIVVIDHHDPREWVSENKAKVDEYVDVHVNPHHVKRGYYELTAGMLATEVARFINPEVEDKIKHLPAIAGTADRSKAPEFYQYLEIAKKAKGLTEEELKKIAEVIDHEAFYWKFMDGHGMIEELLLLTGNLQRHRELINAIYPEVKEKQEKALQASLPHVKSVVLPNGIRFNTIDADLFAPKFSYPSPGKLSGLIHDHFKEKYGEDSPILTLAYGPDFAVVRASDGMAAYGFDLNEIIPKLQEKLPSAGIEGGGHSYAGSIKFFEGMRKEVLEEFAKQVVVLKKK, encoded by the coding sequence ATGGCCGTGAAGGAGTGCCCCGAATGCCACGGAACGGGCAAGGTAGAGACTGGCGAGAAGGAATGCACGGTGTGCAAAGGATGGGGTTACGTTCCTGCCGATTTTAAACTCGAAGACAAGCTCAAAGGTTACCGCAACCTGGACTACTTTGGCGTTGAGGGGGAAGTTGATGAAATCCCCTGCCCGGAGTGCCACGGGAAGGGAACCGTTCCGGTTTACGATACCTGCCCGACCTGCGGCGGGACTGGCAGGGTTCTTGCCTGCGACATCTGCGGAAAAATCAAGGAGCCCTGGGAACCGGGCATGGAAACCACCTGGGTCTGTCCCGACTGCCTCAGGAATTATAAGGTCGTCTACATCCTCGACAAGACCTGTGATTACGAAGACGTTGAGGTTGGAAACGTTTACAAAGGCACTATCGACAGGGTTGAGCGCTTCGGAGTCTTCGTTGAACTTAATCCGCACGTCGTTGGCCTGATAAAGCGTAAAGACCTCCTTGGTGGGAGGGAGTACAAGCCAGGAGAAGAGATACTCGTCCAGGTTCTCGACGTCAGGCCGGACAAAAGGGAGATAGACCTCATAGAATCCGCCCTTAAGAACTACAAGGAAGTTGTCGTCAGAAAGGAGATACCCGTAACGCCCATAGCCGGGCTAAGCAAGGACATGGCCGGTAAAACGGTAAGAATACAGGGAAGGGTAACCCAGATACAGGTCACCGGCGGTCCAACAGTCTTCACCATAACGGACGGAACTGGCATAACCTGGGCGGCGGCCTTTGAAGCTCCTGGAGTCAGAGCCTACCCCAGCATAAACGTAGGTGATGTCGTTGAGGTAATAGGCAAGATAGCCTTCCACTCGGGTGAGATACAGATAGAAGTCAGCGACATGGCGAAGCTCTGGGGCCCGGACGCCGCGAGGATCAGGCAGCGGATAGAAGCTGAGCTGGATAAACGCGCCCAGCCAAAGGACGTTGGCTTCCTCGTCAGGAGCGAAGTCCTTGAGAAGCTCAAGCCCAGGATAATGAAGGCGGCGTTCATGATCAGAAGGGCGATCCTCGAGGGGAGGCCAATACTCCTCAGACACCACGCCGACACCGATGGCTATACCGCAGGTCTGGCGCTGGAGTACGCGATAGTGCCGCTCATCGAGCAGGTTTCCCCGGATTCCGACGCAAGGTGGAAGCTCTTCAAGAGGAGGCCGAGCAGGGCGCCGTTCTACGAGCTCGAGGATGTTCTTAAGGATATAATCTTCATGATTGAGGACAACGAGAAGTTCGGGGACCCCTTCCCACTCCTGGTGATAGTTGACAACGGCGGAACGAGCGAGGACATCCCGGCTTACAAGCGCATAAGGGCCTACGGTGTTCCCATCGTCGTTATAGACCACCACGACCCGCGCGAGTGGGTGAGCGAGAATAAAGCCAAAGTTGATGAGTACGTTGACGTGCACGTCAATCCTCACCACGTCAAGCGCGGCTACTATGAACTCACCGCCGGAATGCTCGCAACGGAAGTGGCCCGCTTCATCAACCCCGAGGTTGAGGACAAGATAAAGCACCTCCCCGCCATAGCGGGAACAGCTGACAGGAGTAAGGCCCCGGAGTTCTACCAGTACCTGGAGATAGCTAAAAAAGCCAAGGGCCTGACCGAGGAAGAGCTGAAGAAGATCGCCGAAGTTATAGACCACGAGGCCTTCTACTGGAAGTTCATGGACGGCCACGGAATGATCGAAGAGCTACTCCTCCTCACGGGAAACCTCCAGAGGCACCGCGAGCTCATCAACGCCATCTATCCCGAGGTCAAGGAGAAGCAGGAGAAGGCTTTGCAGGCTTCCCTGCCCCACGTCAAGAGCGTTGTCCTGCCGAATGGCATAAGGTTCAACACGATAGACGCTGACCTCTTCGCGCCTAAGTTCTCCTACCCGAGCCCCGGCAAGCTGAGCGGGCTCATCCATGACCACTTCAAGGAAAAGTACGGCGAGGACTCGCCGATACTGACCCTCGCCTACGGCCCGGACTTTGCAGTTGTGAGGGCCAGCGACGGAATGGCCGCTTACGGCTTCGACCTCAACGAAATAATCCCGAAGCTCCAGGAGAAACTCCCGAGTGCAGGGATAGAGGGCGGCGGCCACAGCTACGCAGGGTCAATAAAGTTCTTCGAGGGCATGAGGAAGGAGGTTTTGGAGGAGTTCGCGAAGCAGGTGGTGGTGCTGAAGAAGAAATGA
- a CDS encoding metallophosphoesterase: MEIIGVSDIHGKIEKVRALADEVTGRENTPDLIMVAGDITNFGTGKEARKILEPLLDLGITVLAVFGNCDGRDVPELLDELGIGAHNRRVEVGGLGIVGVGGSNITPFNTVWELSEGEIEKILGQNYRSGDLILSHVPPYNTKVDRTHSNLHVGSKALRRFIEDRKPPLVLTGHIHEARAIDQIGETLIVNPGPLFKGYYAEIRIENGKASAELKRL, from the coding sequence ATGGAGATCATTGGGGTAAGTGATATCCACGGAAAAATCGAGAAGGTGAGGGCGCTGGCTGATGAAGTAACGGGGAGGGAAAACACCCCCGACCTCATTATGGTCGCCGGGGACATAACGAACTTTGGAACAGGGAAAGAGGCCAGAAAAATTCTAGAACCGCTCCTGGATCTTGGTATAACAGTTCTGGCTGTTTTTGGCAACTGTGATGGGAGGGATGTTCCGGAACTGCTGGATGAGCTCGGAATAGGGGCACACAACAGAAGGGTGGAGGTCGGGGGACTGGGCATCGTTGGAGTGGGCGGTTCCAACATAACTCCCTTCAACACGGTGTGGGAGCTCAGCGAGGGGGAAATAGAGAAAATCCTCGGGCAGAACTATAGGAGCGGAGACCTGATACTCAGCCACGTTCCGCCGTACAACACCAAAGTGGACAGAACTCATTCTAACCTGCACGTCGGTAGCAAAGCCCTCCGGAGGTTTATAGAGGACAGAAAGCCGCCCCTCGTGCTGACGGGGCACATTCACGAGGCAAGGGCGATAGACCAGATCGGAGAGACCCTGATAGTCAACCCGGGGCCCCTCTTCAAGGGCTACTACGCTGAAATAAGGATAGAAAATGGAAAAGCCTCAGCCGAGCTGAAGAGGCTCTGA
- a CDS encoding sodium-dependent transporter, which translates to MRKMSALVALLITGYILGIWNFLLMPKYYIIFGLKGFLVSLIVLGLGLLLIHGEINTTRTTRYLAHEFMFKVSKLPALTLVLLMFLMLSGGVVLYYSARAILPIFDLSDNLLLPIMAGVIVLIIILLAILRGRSVEFLGAMAVLLVVFTPLATLLLRSKVYSFVTSPRAADYLNFYRQSVFSLSSGLDLNGLVLMGLAVILALGLGAGVYYVLGSFLPEGINIKRILAFVVLLQVFLSFSAAMTTVYSIGVAYQGHENAQARYNELHNELGEIFLNPNYTPEEAMGKAAEVQMAIREVNKTLNNFNRIEVYSKDSLQNPITAVETFYLIPTVIRDSEVPGGGLVIALLMGSLFLAGFTSLVVLVEIGGQISGEVFQTRRTQGILFVGLTMAVLGGIMVIEGVRIMLTASLIGFVAFMAVLEAFPLLRGIAPVNRTAVIPGIAVFLLLGVLGVAYLLKLGGTYLRLGLLVGLLLLAPLLFNGYLLTSARGR; encoded by the coding sequence ATGCGGAAGATGTCAGCCCTGGTGGCGCTGCTGATAACGGGATACATCCTCGGAATATGGAACTTCCTGCTGATGCCGAAATACTACATAATCTTTGGTCTTAAGGGGTTTTTGGTTTCCCTGATCGTGCTCGGTCTTGGGTTGCTGCTTATCCACGGGGAGATCAACACAACTAGGACTACACGCTATCTCGCCCACGAGTTCATGTTCAAGGTCTCAAAATTGCCTGCCCTAACGCTCGTACTCCTGATGTTCCTGATGCTTTCGGGAGGCGTGGTTCTTTACTACTCTGCCAGGGCTATCCTGCCGATATTCGATCTCTCTGATAACCTTTTACTTCCAATCATGGCGGGGGTTATCGTTTTGATAATTATCCTGCTCGCGATCCTAAGGGGGAGAAGTGTCGAGTTCCTGGGGGCTATGGCAGTTCTCCTTGTAGTTTTCACCCCCCTGGCCACGTTACTCCTCAGAAGTAAGGTTTACAGCTTTGTCACAAGCCCAAGAGCCGCTGACTACCTGAATTTCTACAGGCAGTCTGTGTTTTCGCTTTCGTCCGGTCTGGACTTAAACGGTCTCGTTCTCATGGGCTTAGCGGTTATTCTTGCCCTTGGCCTTGGTGCCGGGGTTTACTACGTCCTGGGAAGCTTCCTCCCTGAGGGGATAAACATTAAGAGAATCCTCGCTTTCGTTGTTCTCCTTCAGGTCTTTCTGAGCTTTTCTGCTGCCATGACCACTGTTTACTCTATAGGGGTTGCGTACCAGGGCCACGAAAACGCCCAGGCCCGGTACAATGAGCTTCACAATGAACTGGGTGAGATATTCCTAAACCCCAATTATACCCCCGAGGAAGCTATGGGAAAGGCCGCAGAAGTTCAGATGGCGATCAGGGAAGTTAATAAGACCCTCAACAACTTCAACAGGATAGAGGTGTACTCAAAGGACAGTCTTCAGAACCCGATAACGGCGGTGGAGACTTTTTACCTGATTCCCACGGTGATCAGGGACAGTGAGGTCCCCGGTGGGGGGCTGGTCATAGCTCTCCTCATGGGCTCTCTCTTCCTGGCGGGCTTTACGAGTTTGGTGGTTCTTGTTGAGATCGGGGGCCAGATATCTGGAGAGGTCTTCCAGACAAGGAGGACTCAGGGAATACTGTTTGTGGGTTTGACTATGGCAGTTCTGGGTGGCATCATGGTAATCGAGGGTGTCAGGATAATGCTGACGGCGTCTTTAATTGGCTTCGTGGCGTTTATGGCTGTGCTCGAAGCCTTCCCGCTACTCAGGGGCATCGCTCCCGTAAACAGGACGGCAGTAATACCCGGAATTGCAGTTTTCCTGCTCCTGGGCGTTTTAGGGGTGGCATATCTGCTCAAACTGGGAGGAACTTATCTGAGGCTGGGTCTTCTCGTGGGCCTCCTGCTCCTGGCTCCCCTCCTGTTTAACGGTTACCTCCTGACCTCGGCCAGGGGCAGGTAG
- a CDS encoding helix-turn-helix transcriptional regulator, whose product MKNRLRELREERGLTQEELAKALGVTRQTIIAIERGKYDPSLRLAFKMARFFNVRIEDIFIYGGEKDESG is encoded by the coding sequence ATGAAGAACCGGCTCCGCGAGCTGAGAGAGGAGAGAGGCCTCACCCAGGAGGAGCTCGCAAAGGCACTGGGCGTTACAAGGCAGACGATAATAGCCATCGAGAGAGGTAAGTACGACCCCTCCCTCAGGCTGGCCTTTAAGATGGCAAGGTTTTTCAACGTCAGGATTGAAGACATATTCATCTACGGAGGTGAGAAAGATGAGAGCGGATGA
- a CDS encoding DUF2178 domain-containing protein: MDWAAFVALAAGFIGGILGYLLTREIVKNIGVPPDERGNEIAKLAAARTLELVLLTDVVLLYYSLIVAKDDLCTGVLSALFAMIFFGNLAFRAYYSRKM, translated from the coding sequence ATGGACTGGGCGGCTTTCGTGGCACTGGCCGCTGGCTTCATAGGTGGTATCCTCGGCTACCTGCTCACGAGGGAGATTGTAAAGAACATTGGAGTCCCTCCGGATGAGAGGGGCAACGAGATAGCAAAGCTTGCCGCCGCGAGAACCCTGGAGCTGGTTCTCCTGACGGATGTTGTGCTCCTTTACTACTCCCTCATCGTGGCAAAAGATGACCTGTGCACGGGAGTTCTCTCCGCCCTGTTCGCAATGATCTTCTTCGGGAACCTGGCTTTCAGGGCTTACTACTCAAGGAAAATGTGA